The following are encoded together in the Panicum virgatum strain AP13 chromosome 6K, P.virgatum_v5, whole genome shotgun sequence genome:
- the LOC120712180 gene encoding heterogeneous nuclear ribonucleoprotein 1-like — protein sequence MAGKTKEFDGASPAKIFIGGLPKDTSMGTFKEHFGKYGDITDAVIMKDRYTQKPRGFGFITFADPAVVDRVIEDDHVINGKQVEIKRTIPKGAAPLKDFKTKKIFVGGLPSALKEDEFKEFFSKFGKVVEHEIIRDHATNRSRGFGFIVFDAEKTVDELLAKKGNMIDLNGSQVEIKKAEPKKPSNPPPRSIDSEPRGRPYADSYDGFGSSYNYGGSFGPYRSPGSFGARPGGYSSAYGPVDYGSGYGAYGGALGGGYRGESSLYSSRFGSTYGGSFGGGYGGGGSYAGGLAGAYGRDAGGYGGSSYGPSYDSSGASAGSGAGYGTGGLYGARTGYGSTGGSSAAGRYHPYGR from the exons atggccggaaAGACGAAGGAGTTCGACGGCGCCAGCCCCGC CAAGATCTTCATCGGCGGGCTTCCCAAGGACACAAGCATGG GTACATTCAAAGAGCATTTTGGGAAGTATGGGGATATAACTGATGCTGTCATAATGAAGGACCGCTACACTCAAAAGCCCAGAGGCTTTGGATTTATTACCTTCGCAGATCCTGCTGTTGTTGACAGAGTGATTGAAGATGATCATGTTATCAATGGAAAGCAG GTTGAAATTAAAAGAACTATCCCCAAGGGTGCTGCCCCCTTGAAAGATTTCAAGACAAAGAAGATTTTTGTTGGTGGATTACCCTCTGCTCTAAAAGAAG ATGAGTTCAAGGAGTTCTTTTCAAAGTTTGGAAAGGTGGTGGAGCATGAAATCATTCGTGACCATGCAACCAACCGGTCACGTGGATTTGGTTTTATAGTCTTTGATGCAGAAAAAACTGTAGATGAGTTATTAGCTAAGAAAGGCAATATGATTGATCTAAATGGTTCTCAG GTGGAAATCAAGAAGGCAGAACCAAAGAAACCCTCTAACCCACCACCTCGTTCAATTGATAGCGAACCTAGGGGCCGTCCATATGCGGACAGTTATGATGGATTTGGCAGCTCCTATAACTATGGTGGTAGTTTTGGCCCCTATAGATCACCTGGAAGTTTTGGTGCTAGGCCTGGCGGCTACAGTAGTGCTTATGGTCCTGTTGACTATGGTAGTGGCTATGGTGCATATGGTGGAGCATTAGGAGGAGGATACAGGGGAGAATCCTCACTCTATTCTAGTCGTTTTGGTAGCACTTATGGAGGAAGCTTTGGTGGCGGatatggtggtggtggcagttaTGCTGGTGGATTAGCTGGTGCTTATGGGCGTGATGCTGGGGGTTATGGTGGTTCTAGCTATGGGCCTAGTTATGATTCTTCAGGTGCTAGTGCTGGTTCTGGTGCTGGGTATGGCACAGGTGGACTCTACGGTGCTAGGACAGGCTATGGTAGCACTGGTGGCAGTAGTGCTGCTGGTCGTTACCATCCATATGGAAGATAG